From the Anguilla anguilla isolate fAngAng1 chromosome 6, fAngAng1.pri, whole genome shotgun sequence genome, one window contains:
- the camk2n1a gene encoding calcium/calmodulin-dependent protein kinase II inhibitor 1a encodes MSEVLPYSEGKMSGYGADSEVSQMSFSCGLQDTNAFFGASQGKRPPKLGQIGRAKRVVIEDDRIDEVLKGMTDKSSPGV; translated from the exons ATGTCCGAGGTTTTGCCATACAGCGAGGGGAAAATGAGCGGCTACGGAGCTGACAGTGAAGTCAGTCAAATGTCTTTCAGCTGTGGGCTGCAAGACACAAACGCCTTCTTTGGCGCATCTCAAGGAAAAAGACCCCCAAAACTTGGACAGATTGGCAGAGCTAAACGAG TGGTCATCGAAGACGACCGGATAGATGAGGTCCTGAAGGGAATGACGGACAAATCGTCACCTGGCGTGTAA